A window of the Streptomyces sp. JB150 genome harbors these coding sequences:
- a CDS encoding heme-degrading domain-containing protein, with protein MTPKIAPELTPSVEELEAQERRLVFRRFTHDDAWELGSLLVRLARERQAPVAIDIHRAGQQLFHAALPGSTPDNDAWIARKRRVVERYGSASYLVGARFRAKGTTFEESSRLDPDEYAAHGGSFPVTVEGVGVVGAVTVSGLPQLQDHRFVVEALEEFLKLS; from the coding sequence ATGACCCCCAAGATCGCCCCCGAGCTGACGCCGAGCGTCGAGGAACTGGAGGCCCAGGAACGCCGCCTGGTCTTCCGCCGGTTCACGCACGACGACGCCTGGGAGCTGGGCTCCCTCCTGGTCCGGCTGGCCCGGGAACGCCAGGCCCCGGTCGCCATCGACATCCACCGCGCCGGCCAGCAGCTCTTCCACGCGGCGCTGCCCGGCTCCACGCCCGACAACGACGCGTGGATCGCCCGCAAGCGCCGGGTGGTGGAGCGCTACGGCTCGGCGTCGTACCTGGTCGGCGCCCGGTTCCGCGCCAAGGGCACGACGTTCGAGGAGTCCTCCCGCCTCGACCCGGACGAGTACGCCGCGCACGGCGGCTCCTTCCCGGTCACCGTGGAGGGCGTGGGCGTGGTCGGCGCGGTCACGGTCTCCGGACTGCCGCAGCTCCAGGACCACCGGTTCGTCGTGGAGGCGCTGGAGGAGTTCCTGAAGCTCTCCTGA
- a CDS encoding septum formation initiator family protein, translated as MSGKPQLKGRAARLARLFPTAPGQAARTPFVLLVVLLLGGGLIGLLVLNSALSEGSFELADLQRETKNLTDEEQALQRDIDAYSAPDALQRRARELGMVPGGDPAFLNPDGTIRGMPSPAPAAAAQGTARVPLVLAPEAMRDAPAVVPTPATSAAPPATSSAPPAGAPATTLSAAPTAPHPAPSAPTTPPTTPGR; from the coding sequence GTGAGCGGCAAACCCCAACTGAAGGGCAGGGCGGCACGGCTCGCGCGGCTCTTCCCCACCGCCCCGGGCCAGGCCGCCCGCACCCCCTTCGTCCTGCTCGTCGTGCTGCTCCTCGGCGGCGGCCTCATCGGCCTGCTGGTGCTGAACTCCGCGCTCAGCGAGGGCTCCTTCGAACTGGCCGACCTGCAGCGCGAGACCAAGAACCTCACCGACGAGGAGCAGGCCCTCCAGCGCGACATCGACGCCTACTCCGCGCCCGACGCCCTCCAGCGCCGCGCCCGCGAACTCGGCATGGTCCCGGGCGGCGACCCCGCCTTCCTGAACCCCGACGGCACGATCAGGGGCATGCCGTCCCCCGCTCCCGCCGCGGCCGCGCAGGGCACCGCGCGCGTCCCGCTCGTCCTCGCCCCCGAGGCCATGCGGGACGCCCCCGCGGTCGTCCCCACGCCCGCCACCTCCGCCGCGCCGCCCGCCACCTCGTCCGCGCCCCCGGCCGGTGCCCCGGCGACCACCCTCTCCGCCGCCCCCACGGCCCCCCACCCCGCCCCGTCCGCCCCGACGACGCCCCCTACGACCCCCGGCAGGTGA
- a CDS encoding LLM class F420-dependent oxidoreductase, protein MSTPPLKEQIGRYGIWSVGLRGEDPARAGERAEAAAELEELGFGAVWLGGNSAAEHAAPLLKATSALTVGTSIQSIWQHEPADSAASFAELHSAHPGRFVLGLGVSHARLAAQYRRPYSALVRYLDALDEAGVPAERRTLAALGPKTLELSRDRATGAIPYLVTAEHTAQAREILGDGPLLAPELKVILESDPDRARALAREALAMYLALPNYTNNFLRTGFTEDDLANGGSDRLIDAVYAWGDEERIRARIDSFTAAGADHVALQLVDGGPRESLPREGWRRLASLLG, encoded by the coding sequence ATGAGCACGCCGCCCTTGAAGGAGCAGATCGGCCGGTACGGCATCTGGAGCGTCGGCCTGCGCGGCGAGGACCCGGCCCGCGCCGGTGAACGGGCCGAGGCGGCAGCCGAGTTGGAGGAGCTGGGCTTCGGCGCGGTCTGGCTCGGCGGCAACAGCGCGGCCGAGCACGCCGCCCCGCTGCTGAAGGCCACCTCGGCGCTCACCGTCGGCACCAGCATCCAGAGCATCTGGCAGCACGAGCCCGCCGACAGCGCGGCCTCCTTCGCCGAGCTGCACTCCGCCCATCCCGGCCGCTTCGTCCTGGGCCTCGGCGTGAGCCATGCCCGGCTGGCGGCGCAGTACCGGCGGCCGTACTCCGCCCTGGTCCGCTACCTCGACGCGCTGGACGAGGCGGGCGTCCCGGCGGAGCGCCGCACCCTCGCGGCCCTCGGCCCGAAGACCCTGGAACTGTCCCGCGACCGGGCCACCGGGGCGATCCCCTATCTGGTGACGGCGGAGCACACCGCGCAGGCCCGCGAGATCCTGGGCGACGGCCCGCTGCTCGCACCGGAGCTGAAGGTGATCCTGGAGAGCGACCCGGACCGGGCGCGCGCCCTGGCCCGCGAGGCCCTCGCCATGTACCTCGCCCTGCCCAACTACACCAACAACTTCCTCCGCACCGGCTTCACGGAGGACGACCTGGCGAACGGCGGCAGCGACCGGCTGATCGACGCGGTGTACGCCTGGGGCGACGAGGAGCGCATCCGCGCCCGCATCGACTCCTTCACCGCCGCGGGCGCGGACCACGTGGCGCTCCAGCTCGTGGACGGCGGCCCCAGGGAGTCCCTGCCGAGGGAGGGCTGGCGGCGCCTGGCCTCACTGCTGGGCTGA
- a CDS encoding DUF6412 domain-containing protein, translating to MVQALGKLRPAALLLLLVLQLVLLDAGSLSATVALAATAAAGSALAVCSLIAARCAPAVPPTRVRTAIRDRDRRTAFLPQRDPDARGRTRPRAPGRALPATCAQGIQQGG from the coding sequence GTGGTCCAGGCCCTGGGCAAGCTGCGTCCCGCCGCCCTGCTGCTCCTCCTCGTCCTCCAGCTCGTCCTGCTCGACGCCGGCAGCCTCTCCGCGACCGTCGCGCTCGCCGCGACCGCCGCCGCCGGGTCCGCGCTGGCCGTCTGTTCGCTGATCGCCGCGCGCTGCGCGCCCGCCGTGCCGCCGACGCGGGTCCGGACCGCGATCCGGGACCGTGACCGCCGTACGGCCTTCCTGCCGCAACGAGATCCCGACGCGCGGGGGCGTACGCGACCCCGAGCGCCCGGGCGTGCCCTCCCGGCGACCTGCGCGCAGGGCATCCAGCAGGGCGGATAG
- a CDS encoding ROK family transcriptional regulator — MNRTNAAESAGANLLALRSHNTALVLDLLRTAGEEGISRLELAERTGLTPQAVSKITARLRGEGLAAEAGRRASTGGKPRTVLRLVPDAGHAVGVHLDRDELRAVLVDLTGAVVAQRRAPLDLGAGAEAVLEGVRREVAGLVGSGAVPRPAEGVLGVGVALPGPLDHGRGVLHRVTGFPEWDGFPLRDALARRLGMPVVVDKDTNAAALGLAVGEEVGRDVGSFAYLHLGTGLGAGLVIGGAVHRGARTGAGEFGHQVVQLDGPPCTCGGRGCIEALCLAAVADGDLDAAARVLGAGAANLVGLLDIDLVLLGGRTVAGAPEAFVRGVTRVLADRARREGAATVPVRVAPGGERGVAEGAAQLLLAPLFGRAES; from the coding sequence GTGAACCGGACGAACGCAGCCGAGAGCGCGGGCGCGAATCTGCTGGCGCTGCGCAGCCACAACACCGCGCTGGTGCTGGACCTGCTGCGCACGGCCGGCGAGGAGGGCATCAGCCGGCTGGAGCTGGCCGAGCGCACCGGACTCACCCCGCAGGCGGTCAGCAAGATCACCGCACGGCTGCGGGGCGAGGGGCTGGCCGCCGAGGCGGGGCGCCGCGCCTCCACCGGCGGCAAGCCCCGCACCGTCCTGCGGCTGGTCCCGGACGCCGGACACGCGGTGGGGGTCCATCTCGACCGGGACGAGCTGCGAGCCGTGCTCGTGGACCTCACCGGCGCGGTGGTGGCGCAGCGGCGGGCTCCGCTGGACCTGGGGGCGGGCGCGGAGGCCGTCCTGGAGGGCGTACGGCGGGAGGTCGCCGGCCTGGTCGGCAGCGGTGCGGTCCCTCGCCCCGCGGAGGGCGTGCTCGGTGTGGGCGTCGCCCTGCCCGGTCCGCTCGACCACGGGCGCGGCGTGCTGCACCGGGTCACCGGGTTCCCCGAGTGGGACGGCTTCCCGCTGCGGGACGCGCTGGCGCGGCGGCTCGGGATGCCGGTGGTCGTCGACAAGGACACCAACGCGGCGGCGCTCGGGCTCGCGGTGGGGGAGGAGGTCGGCCGCGACGTGGGGTCGTTCGCCTACCTCCACCTCGGTACGGGGCTGGGCGCCGGGCTGGTGATCGGCGGCGCCGTGCACCGCGGGGCGCGGACCGGCGCCGGGGAGTTCGGGCACCAGGTCGTCCAGCTCGACGGGCCGCCCTGCACCTGCGGCGGGCGCGGCTGCATCGAGGCCCTGTGCCTGGCCGCCGTCGCGGACGGCGACCTCGACGCCGCCGCGCGCGTACTCGGCGCGGGCGCGGCCAACCTCGTCGGGCTGCTCGACATCGACCTCGTCCTGCTCGGCGGCCGTACGGTGGCCGGCGCGCCGGAGGCGTTCGTACGCGGTGTCACCCGCGTCCTCGCCGACCGCGCCCGGCGTGAGGGCGCGGCCACGGTGCCCGTACGGGTCGCCCCCGGTGGTGAGCGGGGGGTCGCCGAGGGGGCGGCGCAGTTGCTGCTGGCGCCGCTGTTCGGGCGGGCGGAGTCGTGA
- a CDS encoding MoxR family ATPase: MGDDLTAVVERVRASVEGVIEGKPEVVRLALTVLLAEGHLLIEDVPGVGKTMLAKTLARSIDCSVRRIQFTPDLLPSDITGVSIWDQQRRDFEFKPGAIFAQIVIGDEINRASPKTQSALLESMEERQVTIDGQSYELPSPFMVVATQNPVEMEGTYPLPEAQRDRFMARVSIGYPSPEAELQMLDVHGGVSPLDDLQPVAHAHEIVKLIDAVRGVHVAETVRRYAVDLVAATRVHPDLRLGASPRATLHLLRAAKASAALSGREYALPDDVQALAVPVLAHRLLPTAQAQLNRRTSEQVVQDILQRTPVPATPQQSAYGLGHGATAYGQQPPRRL; the protein is encoded by the coding sequence GTGGGGGACGACCTGACCGCCGTCGTGGAGCGCGTGCGCGCGTCGGTGGAGGGCGTGATCGAGGGCAAGCCCGAGGTCGTACGGCTCGCGCTGACCGTGCTCCTCGCCGAGGGGCACCTGCTCATCGAGGACGTGCCCGGCGTCGGCAAGACGATGCTCGCCAAGACGCTCGCGCGGTCCATCGACTGCTCGGTGCGGCGCATCCAGTTCACGCCCGACCTGCTGCCGTCGGACATCACCGGCGTGTCCATCTGGGACCAGCAGCGCCGGGACTTCGAGTTCAAGCCGGGCGCGATCTTCGCGCAGATAGTGATCGGCGACGAGATCAACCGCGCCTCGCCGAAGACCCAGTCGGCGCTGCTGGAGTCGATGGAGGAGCGCCAGGTCACCATCGACGGGCAGAGCTACGAGCTGCCCAGCCCGTTCATGGTGGTGGCCACCCAGAACCCGGTCGAGATGGAGGGCACCTACCCCCTGCCGGAGGCCCAGCGCGACCGCTTCATGGCGCGGGTCTCCATCGGCTATCCGAGCCCGGAGGCCGAGCTCCAGATGCTGGACGTGCACGGCGGGGTCAGCCCGCTGGACGACCTCCAGCCGGTGGCCCACGCGCACGAGATCGTGAAGCTGATCGACGCCGTGCGCGGCGTCCACGTCGCCGAGACCGTCCGGCGGTACGCGGTGGACCTGGTGGCCGCCACCCGCGTCCACCCCGACCTCAGACTCGGCGCCTCGCCGCGCGCCACCCTGCACCTGCTGCGCGCCGCCAAGGCGTCCGCCGCCCTCAGCGGCCGGGAGTACGCGCTGCCGGACGACGTACAGGCGCTCGCCGTGCCCGTGCTCGCCCACCGGCTGCTGCCCACCGCCCAGGCCCAGCTCAACCGGCGCACCTCGGAGCAGGTGGTGCAGGACATCCTCCAGCGCACCCCGGTGCCCGCCACCCCCCAGCAGAGCGCCTACGGCCTGGGCCACGGCGCCACGGCCTACGGCCAGCAGCCGCCCCGGAGGCTGTGA
- a CDS encoding Gfo/Idh/MocA family oxidoreductase yields MTTGTSGTPLRVGLIGYGLAGSVFHAPLIAATDGLALDTVVTSNPERQDQARAAHPGVRIAATPDELFDRAGDLDLIVIASPNKTHVPLAGTALKAGLPVVVDKPVAGTAAEARELAALAEERGLLLSVFQNRRWDNDFLTLRALLDQGELGDVWRFESRFERWRPQPKGGWRESGDPAEIGGLLYDLGSHVVDQALVLFGPVTQVYAESVIRRAGAETDDDTFLALTHANGVRSHLYVSATAAQLGPRFRVLGSRAGYVKYGLDPQEAALREGLRPGGADGDGWGAEPESLWGRVGAGESPATGGGRPVPTLPGDYPAYYAAVARAVSQDGPNPVTALEAAAALDVLEAARRSARDGVTVTL; encoded by the coding sequence ATGACGACTGGCACCTCAGGCACCCCCCTCCGCGTCGGCCTCATCGGCTACGGCCTCGCGGGATCCGTCTTCCACGCCCCGCTGATCGCCGCCACCGACGGCCTGGCCCTCGACACGGTGGTCACCTCGAACCCGGAGCGGCAGGACCAGGCCCGCGCCGCACACCCGGGCGTCCGGATCGCCGCCACCCCGGACGAGCTGTTCGACCGCGCCGGCGACCTCGACCTGATCGTCATCGCGTCCCCGAACAAGACGCACGTCCCGCTCGCCGGCACCGCCCTGAAGGCCGGTCTGCCGGTCGTCGTCGACAAGCCGGTCGCGGGCACCGCCGCCGAGGCGCGCGAGCTGGCGGCCCTGGCCGAGGAGCGCGGCCTGCTGCTGTCGGTCTTCCAGAACCGCCGCTGGGACAACGACTTCCTCACCCTGCGCGCGCTGCTCGACCAGGGCGAGCTGGGCGACGTATGGCGGTTCGAGTCCCGCTTCGAGCGGTGGCGCCCGCAGCCGAAGGGCGGCTGGCGGGAGTCCGGCGACCCGGCGGAGATCGGCGGTCTGCTGTACGACCTCGGCAGCCATGTCGTCGACCAGGCCCTGGTCCTCTTCGGCCCCGTCACCCAGGTCTACGCGGAGTCGGTGATCCGCCGCGCCGGCGCGGAAACCGACGACGACACGTTCCTCGCGCTGACGCACGCCAACGGCGTCCGCTCCCACCTGTACGTCTCGGCCACGGCCGCCCAGCTCGGCCCGCGCTTCCGGGTGCTGGGGTCGCGGGCGGGGTACGTCAAGTACGGCCTGGACCCGCAGGAGGCGGCCCTGCGCGAAGGGCTGCGCCCCGGCGGCGCGGACGGGGACGGCTGGGGCGCGGAGCCCGAGTCCCTGTGGGGCCGCGTCGGCGCGGGAGAATCCCCGGCGACCGGCGGCGGCCGGCCGGTGCCCACGCTGCCCGGCGACTATCCCGCCTATTACGCGGCGGTGGCCCGCGCGGTGTCGCAGGATGGCCCCAACCCGGTGACCGCGCTGGAGGCGGCCGCCGCCCTCGACGTACTGGAAGCGGCCCGCCGTTCGGCCCGAGACGGAGTGACGGTGACCCTGTGA
- a CDS encoding carbonic anhydrase: MTTSASVPTAAQDTAAPAGSVTNRIVEANERYAADFTHSDLDARPVQRVAVVACMDARLDVLSALGLQLGDCHTIRNAGGVVTDDVIRSLTISQRKLGTRSVVLVHHTGCGMETLTEDFRTELEQEVGQRPSWAVESFRDVDQDVRQSMRRVRTSPFLPHTDDVRGFVYDVKTGLLREIDHA, translated from the coding sequence ATGACGACTTCTGCATCGGTTCCCACCGCCGCCCAGGACACCGCCGCTCCCGCAGGTTCCGTCACGAACCGGATCGTCGAGGCCAACGAGCGGTATGCCGCCGACTTCACCCACTCCGACCTGGACGCCCGCCCGGTCCAGCGGGTCGCCGTGGTGGCCTGCATGGACGCCCGGCTCGACGTGCTCTCGGCGCTCGGTCTCCAGCTCGGCGACTGCCACACCATCCGCAACGCCGGCGGCGTCGTCACCGACGACGTGATCCGTTCGCTGACCATCAGCCAGCGCAAGCTCGGCACGCGCAGCGTCGTCCTCGTGCACCACACCGGCTGCGGCATGGAGACCCTGACCGAGGACTTCCGCACCGAGCTGGAGCAGGAGGTCGGCCAGCGTCCCTCCTGGGCGGTGGAGTCCTTCCGGGACGTCGACCAGGACGTACGGCAGTCGATGCGGCGGGTGCGCACCTCGCCGTTCCTGCCGCACACCGACGACGTGCGCGGCTTCGTCTACGACGTGAAGACGGGTCTGCTGCGCGAGATCGACCACGCCTGA
- a CDS encoding fumarylacetoacetate hydrolase family protein, whose product MKLLRVGTAGAERPALLDADGNLRDLSGVVPDVDGALLADDAAMARVRAAAGSGELPLLDAAGVRIGPPVGGIGKVVCIGLNYHDHARETGAEPPAEPVVFLKAADTVVGPYDTVLVPRGSVRTDWEVELAVVIGRTARYLESAEDGLAHVAGYAVAHDVSEREYQMDRGGTWDKGKNCETFNPLGPWLVTADEVPDPQKLGLRLWVNGELKQDGSTAEQIFSVGEVVRYLSHFMTLYPGDVINTGTPAGVAFGQPEPKPYLRPGDVVELEVEGLGRQRQVLRGA is encoded by the coding sequence ATGAAGCTGCTGCGAGTCGGTACGGCCGGGGCCGAGCGGCCCGCGCTGCTCGACGCCGACGGCAACCTGCGGGACCTGTCGGGTGTCGTGCCGGACGTCGACGGAGCGCTGCTCGCGGACGACGCGGCGATGGCCCGCGTACGGGCCGCCGCCGGCAGCGGGGAGCTGCCGCTGCTGGACGCGGCCGGGGTGCGGATCGGTCCGCCGGTGGGCGGCATCGGCAAGGTCGTGTGCATCGGGCTGAACTACCACGACCACGCGCGCGAGACCGGGGCCGAGCCGCCGGCCGAGCCGGTCGTCTTCCTGAAGGCCGCGGACACCGTGGTCGGGCCGTACGACACCGTGCTGGTGCCGCGCGGCTCGGTGCGGACCGACTGGGAGGTCGAGCTGGCCGTCGTCATCGGGCGTACGGCCCGCTATCTGGAGTCCGCCGAGGACGGGCTCGCGCATGTCGCGGGGTACGCGGTGGCGCACGACGTGTCCGAGCGGGAGTACCAGATGGACCGCGGCGGCACCTGGGACAAGGGCAAGAACTGCGAGACGTTCAACCCGCTCGGGCCGTGGCTCGTGACGGCGGACGAGGTGCCGGACCCGCAGAAGCTCGGGCTGAGGCTGTGGGTCAACGGGGAGCTGAAGCAGGACGGCAGCACGGCGGAGCAGATCTTCTCCGTGGGGGAGGTCGTGCGGTACCTGTCGCACTTCATGACGCTCTACCCGGGCGATGTGATCAACACCGGGACGCCGGCGGGGGTGGCGTTCGGGCAGCCCGAGCCCAAGCCCTATCTCCGGCCCGGGGACGTGGTCGAGCTGGAGGTGGAAGGGCTCGGGCGGCAGCGGCAGGTGCTGCGCGGCGCGTAA
- a CDS encoding DUF58 domain-containing protein, which produces MSSGAVRPARPGQPEGEGGGLRTALAGLTTRGRSFLAAGVAAAICSYVLGQSDLLRVGLLLAVLPLVCATVLYRTRYRVAGSRRLSPARVPAGSEARVQLRVDNVSRLPTGLLMLQDRVPYVLGPRPRFVLDRVEPGGRREVSYRVRSDLRGRYPLGPLQLRLTDPFGMCELTRAFSAYDTLTVIPRVEALAPVRLTGEAKGYGDGRLRSLALAGEDDVIPRGYRYGDDLRRVHWRSTARYGELMVRREEQPQRARCTVLLDTRGAAFRGAGPDSAFEWAVSGAASVLVHMLERGFSVRLLTDTGSSVPGEGADGFAGADQESADAAGLMMDTLAVIGHSDGSGLSRAYDVLRGGNEGLLVAFFGDLDEEQAATAARMRQRSGAAVAFLLDSEVWVREPHPAPAGPVSRGEEGLRMLREAGWTAVSVPRGATLDDMWRQADRERGGVVAASGLGHGGANGLGTAGTGGSGAGAMGADGFGASGAGAGGFGAGAMGASGGEAR; this is translated from the coding sequence ATGAGCTCGGGGGCGGTGCGGCCGGCCCGGCCCGGACAGCCGGAGGGCGAAGGGGGCGGGCTGCGCACGGCCCTCGCCGGTCTGACCACCCGCGGGCGCTCCTTCCTCGCCGCCGGAGTGGCGGCGGCGATCTGCTCCTACGTCCTCGGCCAGAGCGACCTGCTGCGCGTCGGGCTGCTGCTCGCGGTGCTGCCGCTGGTGTGCGCGACGGTGCTGTACCGCACCCGCTACCGGGTCGCGGGCAGCCGCCGCCTCTCCCCCGCGCGCGTGCCCGCCGGCAGCGAGGCCCGGGTCCAGCTGCGCGTCGACAACGTCTCGCGGCTGCCCACCGGTCTGCTGATGCTCCAGGACCGGGTGCCGTACGTGCTCGGTCCGCGCCCCCGGTTCGTGCTGGACCGGGTGGAGCCGGGCGGGCGCCGCGAGGTGTCCTACCGGGTCCGCTCCGACCTGCGCGGCCGCTATCCGCTGGGCCCGCTCCAGCTGCGCCTGACCGACCCGTTCGGCATGTGCGAGCTGACCCGCGCCTTCTCGGCGTACGACACCCTGACCGTCATCCCGCGCGTGGAGGCGCTGGCGCCGGTGCGGCTGACCGGCGAGGCCAAGGGGTACGGCGACGGCCGGCTGCGCTCGCTGGCCCTGGCCGGCGAGGACGACGTGATCCCGCGCGGGTACCGCTACGGCGACGACCTGCGCCGCGTGCACTGGCGCTCCACCGCCCGCTACGGCGAGCTGATGGTGCGCCGCGAGGAGCAGCCGCAGCGCGCCCGCTGCACGGTGCTGCTGGACACGCGCGGCGCCGCCTTCCGGGGCGCGGGCCCCGACTCGGCGTTCGAGTGGGCCGTGTCGGGCGCCGCCTCCGTCCTGGTGCACATGCTGGAGCGGGGCTTCTCGGTGCGGCTGCTGACGGACACCGGCAGCTCGGTGCCCGGTGAGGGCGCCGACGGGTTCGCGGGCGCCGACCAGGAGTCGGCGGACGCGGCGGGGCTGATGATGGACACCCTCGCGGTGATCGGCCACTCGGACGGCTCGGGCCTGTCGCGCGCCTACGACGTGCTGCGCGGCGGCAACGAGGGACTGCTGGTGGCGTTCTTCGGCGACCTCGACGAGGAGCAGGCCGCCACGGCCGCGCGGATGCGCCAGCGCAGCGGGGCCGCCGTCGCGTTCCTGCTGGACAGCGAGGTGTGGGTGCGCGAGCCGCACCCGGCGCCGGCCGGGCCGGTGAGCCGTGGTGAGGAGGGGCTGCGGATGCTGCGCGAGGCCGGCTGGACCGCGGTGAGCGTCCCGCGCGGGGCGACGCTGGACGACATGTGGCGGCAGGCGGACCGCGAGCGCGGCGGCGTGGTCGCGGCGAGCGGCCTGGGGCACGGCGGCGCGAACGGGCTCGGCACGGCCGGGACGGGCGGGAGCGGTGCGGGCGCGATGGGCGCCGACGGGTTCGGTGCGAGCGGCGCGGGCGCCGGTGGTTTCGGTGCGGGCGCGATGGGCGCGAGCGGCGGGGAGGCGCGGTGA
- the rsmH gene encoding 16S rRNA (cytosine(1402)-N(4))-methyltransferase RsmH has product MSQSRHVPVMLQRCLDLLAPALQAPGAVVVDCTLGLGGHSEALLARFPEARLVALDRDKEALRLSGERLAPYGERATLVHAVYDELPEVLGRLGVPRVQGVLFDLGVSSMQLDEADRGFAYAQDAPLDMRMDQTTGVSAAEVLNTYPPGELVRILRAYGEEKQAKRIVAAIVREREKEPFTNSARLVELIRDALPQAAKRTGGNPAKRTFQALRIEVNGELSVLERAIPAAVRALAVGGRIAVLSYHSLEDRLVKQVFAAGAASTAPPGLPVVPERYQPRLKLLTRGAELPTEEEVAENRRAAPARLRGAERIREDVE; this is encoded by the coding sequence TTGAGCCAGAGTCGACACGTCCCGGTGATGCTCCAGCGGTGCCTGGACCTGTTGGCCCCCGCCCTCCAGGCCCCCGGAGCGGTGGTCGTCGACTGCACCCTCGGACTCGGCGGCCACAGCGAGGCACTGCTCGCCCGCTTCCCCGAGGCCCGGCTCGTCGCCCTCGACCGCGACAAGGAGGCGCTGCGCCTGTCCGGCGAGCGGCTCGCCCCCTACGGCGAGCGCGCCACCCTGGTGCACGCCGTCTACGACGAGCTGCCCGAGGTGCTCGGCCGGCTCGGCGTCCCGCGCGTCCAGGGCGTCCTGTTCGACCTCGGCGTCTCCTCCATGCAGCTCGACGAGGCCGACCGCGGCTTCGCCTACGCCCAGGACGCCCCGCTCGACATGCGCATGGACCAGACGACCGGCGTCAGCGCCGCCGAGGTCCTCAACACCTACCCGCCGGGCGAGCTGGTGCGGATCCTGCGCGCCTACGGCGAGGAGAAGCAGGCCAAGCGGATCGTCGCGGCCATCGTCCGCGAGCGCGAGAAGGAGCCGTTCACCAACAGCGCCCGTCTCGTCGAACTGATCCGCGACGCGCTGCCGCAGGCCGCCAAGCGCACCGGCGGCAACCCCGCCAAGCGCACCTTCCAGGCCCTGCGGATCGAGGTCAACGGCGAGCTGTCGGTGCTGGAGCGGGCGATCCCGGCCGCCGTCAGGGCGCTCGCCGTCGGCGGGCGGATCGCCGTGCTGTCGTACCACTCCCTGGAGGACCGGCTGGTCAAGCAGGTGTTCGCGGCCGGTGCCGCGTCCACCGCGCCGCCCGGTCTGCCCGTCGTCCCCGAGCGCTACCAGCCGCGGCTCAAGCTGCTCACGCGCGGTGCCGAACTCCCCACCGAGGAAGAGGTCGCCGAGAACCGCCGGGCCGCACCGGCCCGGCTGCGCGGCGCCGAGCGCATCAGGGAGGACGTCGAGTGA
- a CDS encoding YidC/Oxa1 family membrane protein insertase, with the protein MSVFAHLVERLAELLEPLFHGSAAAAAIVLFTALVRLLVHPLSRAAARGQKARTRLQPRIAELREKYRRDPERLQRAVLELHREEQVSPLAGCLPGLLQLPAFFLLYHLFSSPAIGGEANELLGHRLLGAPLGDHWADALSAGGPFGEAGLVYTGLFVLVAAVAAFTYRRTKTMMAAQPVVPVADGGQQPPGIGAVTKVMPFMSFFTLITVAVVPLAAALYVVTSTTWSALERAVLYR; encoded by the coding sequence ATGTCCGTTTTCGCCCACCTCGTCGAGCGGCTGGCCGAGCTGCTCGAACCGCTCTTCCACGGCTCCGCGGCCGCCGCCGCGATCGTCCTGTTCACCGCGCTCGTGCGGTTGCTGGTGCATCCGCTGTCCCGGGCCGCCGCGCGCGGGCAGAAGGCGCGCACCCGGCTGCAGCCGCGGATCGCCGAGCTGCGCGAGAAGTACCGCAGGGACCCGGAGCGGCTGCAGCGGGCCGTGCTGGAGCTGCACCGCGAGGAGCAGGTGTCGCCGCTGGCCGGCTGCCTGCCCGGGCTGCTGCAGCTGCCCGCCTTCTTCCTCCTCTACCACCTCTTCTCCAGCCCGGCGATCGGCGGCGAGGCCAACGAGCTGCTCGGGCACCGGCTGCTCGGCGCCCCGCTCGGCGACCACTGGGCGGACGCGCTGAGCGCGGGCGGCCCCTTCGGGGAGGCGGGGCTCGTGTACACCGGGCTGTTCGTCCTCGTCGCGGCCGTCGCCGCGTTCACCTACCGGCGTACGAAGACCATGATGGCCGCCCAACCGGTGGTGCCCGTGGCGGACGGCGGGCAGCAGCCGCCGGGAATCGGCGCCGTCACCAAGGTCATGCCGTTCATGTCCTTCTTCACGCTGATCACGGTGGCCGTCGTGCCACTGGCCGCCGCCCTGTACGTCGTCACCAGCACGACGTGGAGCGCCCTCGAGCGGGCCGTGCTCTACCGCTGA